A window of the Archocentrus centrarchus isolate MPI-CPG fArcCen1 chromosome 17, fArcCen1, whole genome shotgun sequence genome harbors these coding sequences:
- the LOC115795898 gene encoding noelin-3-like, which produces MWSLSVVLNPLLFLLVFGYCPTVTIRPKEGWQVYSSAQDADGRCICTVVAPEQNLCSRDAKGRQLRQLLEKVQNMSQSIEVLNLRTQRDFQYIMRMESQIKGLRSKFRQIEADRKTLVNKNFQELKGKMESLQPLIPVLEQYKTDAKLISQFKEEIRNLSGVLMGIQEEMGAYDYEELQQRVLNLENRLRNCMSKLTCGKLMKITGPLTVKTSGTRFGAWMTDPQASPKNNRVWYMDSYTNNKIVKEYKSIADFVSGVESRTYNLPFKWAGTNHVVYNGSLYYNKMQSNIIVRYSFETGRVVTQRALESAGFHNVYPYTWGGFSDIDLMADELGLWAVYATNQNAGNIVISQLNPDTLQIINTWNTEYSKRNAGESFMICGTLYITNSHLTGAKVYYAYSTKTSTYEYTDIPFHNQYFHMSMLDYNARDHALYGWNNGHQVLFNVTLFHIIKTEDDS; this is translated from the exons ATGTGGTCGCTGTCCGTGGTCCTGAATCCGCTGCTGTTTCTCCTGGTGTTCGGATACTGCCCTACGGTG ACCATCAGGCCAAAGGAAGGGTGGCAGGTGTACAGCTCAGCTCAGGATGCAGATGGGCGTTGCATCTGCACAGTGGTGGCTCCTGAACAGAATCTGTGCTCCAGAGATGCCAAAGGCAGGCAGCTCCGCCAGCTCCTGGAGAAG GTGCAGAACATGTCACAGTCAATCGAGGTGCTGAACCTGCGTACGCAGAGGGACTTTCAGTATATCATGAGAATGGAGAGCCAGATCAAAGGACTGCGGTCAAAGTTCCGGCAGATCGAAGCAGATAGGAAGACACTCGTCAACAAAAACTTTCAG GAGCTAAAGGGGAAAATGGAGTCCTTGCAGCCGCTGATCCCAGTCCTGGAGCAGTACAAGACAGACGCCAAGCTCATCTCCCAGTTCAAAGAGGAGATCAGaaacctgtctggtgtgttgaTGGGCATTCAGGAGGAGATGGGAGCCTATGACTACGAGGAGCTGCAACAAAGGGTCCTAAACCTGGAAAATAGGCTTCGCAACTGTATGAGTAAACTCA CATGTGGCAAGTTAATGAAGATCACCGGCCCACTGACGGTGAAAACTTCAGGCACCAGATTCGGAGCCTGGATGACCGACCCACAGGCATCTCCCAAAAACAATAGG GTCTGGTACATGGACAGCTACACCAACAACAAGATAGTAAAAGAGTATAAGTCCATCGCTGATTTTGTGTCAGGAGTTGAATCCAGAACCTACAATCTGCCTTTCAAATGGGCTGGAACAAACCACGTGGTATACAACGGCTCTCTGTACTACAACAAGATGCAGAGTAACATCATCGTGAGGTACAGCTTCGAGACAGGTCGCGTGGTCACGCAGAGGGCTTTGGAGTCGGCAGGCTTCCATAACGTGTATCCGTACACCTGGGGAGGCTTCTCAGACATTGACTTGATGGCAGATGAGCTGGGACTGTGGGCCGTGTATGCAACAAACCAAAATGCTGGCAACATCGTCATCAGCCAGCTGAATCCGGACACGCTTCAGATCATCAACACATGGAACACAGAATACTCAAAGAGGAATGCAGGCGAGTCTTTTATGATCTGTGGGACTCTCTACATCACTAATTCCCACCTGACGGGAGCCAAGGTGTACTATGCCTACTCCACTAAAACATCCACATACGAGTATACAGACATACCCTTTCATAACCAATATTTTCACATGTCTATGTTGGACTACAATGCCAGGGACCATGCCCTCTACGGTTGGAATAATGGCCACCAGGTGCTGTTTAATGTTACACTTTTCCACATCATTAAAACTGAGGATGACTCTTAG